One genomic segment of Mytilus galloprovincialis chromosome 5, xbMytGall1.hap1.1, whole genome shotgun sequence includes these proteins:
- the LOC143074280 gene encoding protein slit-like, protein MYQSVIIIECTVLGSITSACPIACTCENQRVDCSYKKLTTFPSNIPTATTTLELSYNEITTLDRTFFKVLTALKDLDLGENKIGMLDANVFEDLTTLEDLDLSINEITTLDANIFQALTRLSTL, encoded by the exons ATGTATCAATCTGTTATCATAATTGAATGTACTGTGTTGGGAAGCATAACAAGTGCTTGTCCGATAGCGTGTACATGCGAGAACCAGAGAGTAGACTGCAGTTACAAAAAACTAACAACATTTCCATCTAACATTCCTACTGCAACAACAACTTT ggaATTGTCATATAATGAAATAACCACACTGGATAGGACTTTTTTTAAAGTGTTGACGGCTCTTAAAGACTT GGACTTGGGAGAAAATAAAATTGGAATGCTAGATGCGAATGTATTTGAGGATTTAACGACTCTTGAAGACTT GGATTTGTCCATAAATGAAATAACCACGCTCGATGCGAATATATTTCAAGCTCTAACCAGACTTTCCACCTTGTAA